In one window of Prevotella fusca JCM 17724 DNA:
- a CDS encoding glycosyltransferase family 2 protein, protein MITFSVVTITYNAASVLQPTLDSVLMQDYPHVEHIIIDGASKDDTVKIAEAYQQQSDEAENEHTVRIQSEPDDGLYYAMNKGLQLATGDYVVFLNAGDRFPEPDTLDKVVLAAVVGDGEERPAVLFGDTDIIDEKGNFLCHRRLSPPGRLTWRSFRYGMLVCHQAFYARMDIARSLPYDTDYRYSADVDWCIRIMKEGEKRRLLLRNIHAVVANYVQEGQTTIHHKESLRERFDVMRRHYGLVRTLLLHVWFAIRSLIK, encoded by the coding sequence ATGATCACGTTTTCAGTAGTCACGATAACCTATAATGCAGCCTCGGTTCTGCAACCGACACTTGACAGTGTGCTCATGCAGGACTATCCTCATGTGGAGCATATCATCATTGATGGTGCTTCAAAGGATGATACGGTAAAGATAGCTGAAGCCTATCAGCAGCAGTCGGATGAGGCGGAAAATGAGCATACTGTACGCATCCAGAGTGAACCTGACGACGGACTCTACTATGCCATGAACAAGGGGTTGCAGCTGGCAACAGGTGATTATGTTGTCTTTCTGAATGCCGGCGACCGTTTCCCTGAACCCGACACACTTGACAAGGTGGTGCTTGCAGCTGTCGTCGGTGATGGTGAGGAGCGTCCCGCAGTGCTTTTCGGTGATACGGACATAATTGATGAAAAGGGCAACTTCCTTTGTCATCGCAGGCTCAGTCCTCCCGGACGGCTCACCTGGCGTTCCTTCCGTTATGGCATGCTGGTATGTCATCAGGCGTTCTATGCCCGTATGGATATAGCCCGCTCGCTGCCGTATGATACAGACTATCGTTATTCAGCTGATGTTGACTGGTGCATCCGGATAATGAAAGAGGGCGAAAAACGTCGTCTTCTCCTTCGCAATATCCATGCTGTCGTGGCGAATTATGTGCAGGAAGGGCAGACTACCATCCATCATAAGGAGTCGCTCCGTGAGCGTTTTGACGTGATGCGCAGGCATTATGGATTGGTTCGGACCCTCTTGCTGCATGTGTGGTTTGCTATCCGCAGTCTTATAAAATAG